AATCGCCATCACTAAACTCACCAAACTCCatgtaaataaacagcaatttaagcgtgtatagaggcagcatattttcacatctaactgggtgaattaagggtttatctcaaccaaaccagagctggtgattatTTGAACAGTAGAAAGATGAGCCAAGACGTTCTTTTGAGTGTTAGTTTGTTTCTgctgactttgaatgaagtgtatTTGACGGAGATTAAATTACTGTTagtttaaatggagtctggtgtgtttggcaATAGCTctttctggttttaaaaaaaagtgatctTGCTCTTTCACAGAAAGCACCATCTCTccagggatcctttccataacaTTGTCAGACACTTTGAACACCAATCTGAACCTGTAAGTGGCAAAAAAGTACTTTTAATACACACAGCAAACTCTCTAAATATTGGACTCATTTCAAAAATTGATGTTCCCATgagtcactttgacacaaaaatatgggaaaatcagatccaggttgaaaaatccCAAAGTTACCCttaaagctgaaaacagctggCTGCTACATCTGGAAATGACACTGATGAAAATGGTAAGAgtaaactgtaaaatgaaaacaacgagCTAAAAAATGCTAACAGGCTACATAGCGCTGAGGGCAGCCTCGGAGTCGGGTGATAATTCTAAGCAGTTTTGTCTCTATTAGTGACACGGTTTGCATTTCACTTCATTAAACCTAttgtttatataaaaatattgatgagTGCAGCTTTAATGTAACTGCATTATATATAGAAATAGAGATAGACATATACATAACAatggcacatttttttttttaccagcatTATCAAATTAGAATAATTTGAAAGATGCCATAATTACATAAACAATCCACACAAATGGGTTTTGATTTGGATTATTGGAAGGTCACTAAGGTCAGTGAATGAAacatctgttgtgtttgtggacaTAAAAAATATCAGGCTGAGTTTATGGTAAAACAGCATTGAATAAGCATAGGGGAATGTTTTGGTCATggttaagaaagaaaaaaattgtcTGTCTCGAGTTATATTTCTCACAGATAATCCTGTTGTTGTAGGTTACTtgtattattactattttagATCAATAGTATGGCATTTGGTTTTCTAAGCACAGATCTCTTTGTGGTAAACGCCTTTTTCTGCAGTGCCTTGGATCTGACCGAGAGCTGCTTCAAATACCCTTTAGTGGAGCAGTATCTGAAGACCAAGCGCTTATCTCACCGTCTCGTAGTCAAGTATCTGTCATGTCGAGGCCTGACTCTGCTGATACTACTGCTGGCCTGTGTCTACCTCGGCTACTACATCTGCCTGGCCTCCCTCACCGACGAGTTTCCCTGTGACCTGCGCACAGGGGTGCTGAAGAATGACAGCATGGTGCCGTCTGCAGTGCAGTGTAAGCTGGTGGCGGTGGGTGTCTTCAGGCTGCTCAGCTACATCAACTTGGTGGTGTATGTGCTTATTACTCCACTGGTGGTGTACGCTACTCTTGGACCAGCTCGCCAGAGCTCCAGCTTCCTCCGGCCTTACGAGCTGCTGCCTGGCTTTGGTGCTTTGGGTGTGGATACGCCCTTCTACAACGATCTCAGTATCTACCTGTTGTTCCTGCAGGAGAATCTGAGCGCACTCAAGTCATTTAAGTGTCTGCAGGTGGGTGCCAGTGCAGATACTGTATGTCCAGTACTGTGGTTAGAACACGTCCCCTGAAGTAACCTGTCTTATTTATAGGTGCTTGAGTTGCTGCAAGAGGCTGGTGATGAGGGGTTTGACACCATGTGCCTACTGCGAACTCTGGGTCAGGTGAAGACTGACGTGTTAGACAGTAAAAAGACGTGCTCACGCCAGAGCATCAAAGAAACTAATAAAGCTGAAGAATGATTCCTCTGGGGTAAGGAAGAACATTCAATCTTCTAATGGTAGCTGTGTAACTATAGTGAAGTTAACTGATTATGTGGTGCATTTAACCTTGAACAggttttattttccttcagATCTTTCTGCTTTGTTCCTGAATGATCGACCTGAAGAGGATAAGACCTGCTGTGATGGAAGAACTGTGAGAAAAACCTGTGGACTTACATTTATCTGGATTTCTGGTGCTGTATTGACCTACAGCAGCGTGATCAAAAACAGAGTCATTCTGCAGATTGGCCAACAGATAGTTTACCTCTCTGATGTCTTAATGTGAATACTCCCACTACTTTTTGTCTAAAATGAAATCCAgtgtttctattttattcttTGATACACTCTTTTCTCAGGATCTTAAATGCCTTTCATTTATAACATATAATATAAGCCATGTTCCTTGGATGGAAATCTGTACATTAGCCCACATCCTGCCCTTAATCTTGAAAGTAAAGTTTGAACGCAGGGTTTTCAATGTATTTGTAGTTGAGGTGGGGTAATACGACGAGAGTGTGGTGGCGGTTTATGAAAGTTTGTCCATCCAAAGTTAAGCAAGCATAAAATGAACATGAATTGTAAAGTATTATAAGAGCCACTGGAGCCGCTTTGTCTGGACTGTAAAGTGTGTGATTAGTTGTGCATTAATGTGCTGTTGACAGCAgctgatatactgtatatgctgaaagtaaaacaaaaccCTGAGACCTGTGCATTTTacatgaacaatgaattaatattCTTTGGGGGAATAAAGTGTCAATATCAGTTGTTGTAAAAGGGAAAATCTCTCAGGCTTTCAGGGGCCTTGTACAATTAAATAATGTTGCTCTCAGTTATTATATTATTTGCTAAGTACAGACAAATCAGATGTGAGTAAATTCCATTTTACTCCATGTCAAAGATACTGATTATGGAAATAACTGTGACGAGAAAACTACAAATCTCTGTACAATGCAATTTAATGCAAAGAACTGACCTGCAATAAATATGATACATAAAAAGTCATTGTTTGTATATTGATCTTGGTGTATGGTGCATTGTGGCTTTACTTTTCTTTGTGATAGTGTTGTATGAGATCGCACTATTATTGTTTCTactgagatgagatgagatgacgTAAGacataactttatttatcctgaaagaaattgctgtgcagcagttgcaaCACAAAGTTGGAGTTGTACAGATACAATGAGTGCAATAtacaaagattaaaaacaacacagcagaaaAATCAAATGTA
The window above is part of the Epinephelus moara isolate mb chromosome 5, YSFRI_EMoa_1.0, whole genome shotgun sequence genome. Proteins encoded here:
- the LOC126389950 gene encoding pannexin-1-like, which translates into the protein MAIAHVATEYVFSDFLLKDPSTENKYKGLRLELAVDKIVTFLAVGLPLFLISLAFAQEVSVGTQISCFAPTNFSWRQAAYVDSFCWAAVQQQADNSPLWLHKFFPYILLLLAILMYIPALFWRFTAAPHLSSDLNFIMEELDRFYNRGIKLARNLASIDSKDAPEDTHSALDLTESCFKYPLVEQYLKTKRLSHRLVVKYLSCRGLTLLILLLACVYLGYYICLASLTDEFPCDLRTGVLKNDSMVPSAVQCKLVAVGVFRLLSYINLVVYVLITPLVVYATLGPARQSSSFLRPYELLPGFGALGVDTPFYNDLSIYLLFLQENLSALKSFKCLQVLELLQEAGDEGFDTMCLLRTLGQVKTDVLDSKKTCSRQSIKETNKAEE